A single Longimicrobiales bacterium DNA region contains:
- a CDS encoding hydantoinase B/oxoprolinase family protein has protein sequence MVRSEGPDAVELEVFRHLFTALAEEMGAALKRASFSPNIKERRDYSCALFSPTGEAVSLGDHMPVHLGAMPMSVEAALSELGTLNPGDVVILNDPFRGGTHLPDITLISAVHDDAEALLGYVASRAHHSDVGGSTPGSMPLAREIFEEGLRIPPVLLYRKHTRNDALWLTLLANVRTPVERAGDLDAQLAALHTGSTRLLEIAARRGAQATLAAMDALIAYADRLVAAGLSEIPDGVYVGKDSIEDDGFGSGPVPIIATMTLKADRLTIDFAGTSPQVPGGVNAVAAITSSATRYVVRCVVEALLGEPLPAGGGSMSAVELVLPERSLVNAGPPASVAAGNVETSQRITDVLLRAFGEALPHLMPALSQGTMNNTTVGGTDPTTDKPFAYYETVGGGMGAGPSGHGLSGVHVHMSNSLNTPIEALEHAYPFRITAYGIRRDSGGSGLHRGGDGLRRDLQVLCPARVALLCERRIVGPSGMQGGSDGATGENVLIRDGVEQHLDGKTTFSVEANDVISIRSPGGGGWGTPSSPNS, from the coding sequence GTGGTACGCTCCGAAGGTCCAGACGCGGTCGAGCTTGAGGTATTCAGACACCTCTTCACAGCCTTGGCGGAGGAGATGGGAGCTGCCCTAAAACGTGCTTCCTTCTCTCCGAACATCAAGGAACGCAGAGACTACTCGTGCGCGCTGTTCAGCCCGACGGGCGAAGCGGTCTCGCTTGGAGATCACATGCCGGTGCACCTGGGGGCGATGCCCATGAGTGTGGAGGCAGCTCTGTCCGAGCTTGGCACGCTCAACCCAGGCGATGTCGTGATTCTGAACGACCCCTTTCGAGGCGGCACACACCTTCCCGACATCACGCTCATTTCGGCGGTCCACGACGATGCCGAGGCATTGCTGGGTTACGTGGCGTCGCGGGCACACCACAGCGACGTCGGCGGATCGACTCCGGGCTCAATGCCGCTCGCCCGAGAGATCTTCGAGGAAGGCCTGCGCATTCCTCCCGTGTTGCTGTACAGGAAACACACCCGAAACGACGCCCTCTGGCTGACCCTCCTCGCAAACGTCCGCACACCGGTTGAGCGGGCCGGAGATCTCGACGCACAGCTCGCCGCACTTCATACCGGCTCGACCCGCCTGCTCGAGATCGCCGCGAGGCGGGGCGCACAAGCGACGCTCGCCGCAATGGATGCACTGATCGCATATGCAGATCGTCTCGTCGCGGCAGGTCTCTCCGAAATTCCAGACGGGGTCTATGTCGGGAAGGACTCCATTGAGGATGACGGATTCGGTTCGGGGCCGGTCCCGATCATTGCCACCATGACACTGAAGGCTGACCGGCTCACGATTGACTTCGCGGGCACCTCACCTCAAGTCCCGGGTGGAGTAAACGCCGTCGCGGCAATCACCTCGTCGGCCACGAGGTACGTGGTGCGCTGCGTCGTAGAGGCACTCCTTGGCGAGCCTCTACCGGCTGGCGGTGGATCGATGTCCGCAGTCGAGCTCGTCCTCCCCGAGCGAAGTCTCGTCAATGCCGGACCGCCTGCCTCGGTGGCTGCTGGAAACGTGGAGACGAGTCAGCGCATAACCGACGTGCTCCTTCGCGCCTTCGGCGAAGCTCTCCCGCATCTGATGCCCGCGCTGTCCCAGGGGACGATGAACAACACAACGGTCGGAGGAACGGACCCGACTACCGACAAGCCCTTCGCCTACTACGAGACGGTAGGTGGTGGCATGGGCGCTGGCCCCTCCGGACATGGCCTCAGCGGCGTTCACGTACACATGTCCAACTCCCTCAACACGCCGATCGAGGCACTGGAGCACGCGTATCCTTTCCGCATCACCGCCTACGGTATTCGTCGCGACTCGGGCGGATCAGGCCTTCACCGGGGTGGCGACGGCCTGAGGCGCGATCTCCAGGTACTCTGCCCGGCGCGAGTGGCCCTGCTTTGCGAACGGCGAATCGTTGGTCCGTCGGGTATGCAGGGCGGCAGCGATGGGGCCACCGGCGAGAACGTCCTGATTCGAGATGGGGTAGAGCAGCATCTCGACGGAAAGACGACCTTTTCTGTCGAAGCCAATGATGTGATCAGTATCCGATCGCCAGGCGGCGGCGGATGGGGCACACCCTCCAGCCCGAACTCATAA
- a CDS encoding glycosyltransferase family 9 protein yields the protein MRESVPTTTLGDLGPEGWTGPPPREICIVMLSAIGDAVHVLPVAAALKRHWPDCRITWVIQPIPYLMVRDHPAIDDFIVFNRCKGWKALAGFQEIRRAMRGRHFDLLIGLQVYFKAGLITWLAPARIKLGFDRLRARDGQWLFTNRQISASGQHHVQDQYFEFLEALGIDPHPVTWDIDFTTEERNAQKAFFASLDRPACAVVVATSKLEKNWTAEEYARVLEGIEDTHGMRPVIVGGPSDFERQMTDEVIARTGADVKVELGNDLRRLMWIIDGSALLISPDTGPLHIGRALGTPTVSLFGYTNPRRSGPYRAFEDIVVDGYAAYPGEPYPPMPEYRDGMERITVDDVLAKVSLAIDKYVSPMNMKRNSGNE from the coding sequence GTGAGGGAGTCGGTACCGACCACCACGCTCGGAGATCTGGGACCCGAAGGCTGGACCGGTCCGCCGCCCCGCGAGATCTGTATCGTTATGCTCTCCGCCATCGGAGATGCAGTGCACGTATTGCCGGTTGCCGCTGCGTTGAAACGGCACTGGCCCGACTGCCGGATAACCTGGGTGATACAGCCGATCCCGTACCTGATGGTCCGAGATCACCCAGCGATCGATGATTTCATCGTGTTCAACCGATGCAAGGGGTGGAAAGCCTTGGCTGGCTTCCAGGAGATCCGGCGTGCGATGCGTGGGCGCCACTTCGATCTACTGATCGGACTCCAAGTGTACTTCAAGGCCGGACTGATCACCTGGCTGGCTCCGGCGCGGATCAAGCTCGGATTCGATCGACTCAGGGCGCGAGACGGGCAGTGGCTTTTTACGAATCGTCAAATCTCGGCGAGCGGCCAGCACCACGTGCAGGATCAGTACTTCGAGTTTCTCGAGGCGCTCGGCATCGACCCGCATCCCGTGACCTGGGACATCGACTTCACCACCGAGGAGCGGAACGCGCAGAAAGCGTTCTTCGCTTCGCTGGATCGGCCCGCGTGCGCGGTCGTGGTCGCTACGAGCAAGCTCGAAAAGAACTGGACGGCCGAGGAATACGCGCGCGTACTCGAAGGCATCGAGGATACTCATGGGATGCGACCGGTGATCGTCGGCGGACCTTCGGACTTCGAGCGTCAGATGACGGACGAGGTGATCGCTAGGACCGGCGCCGACGTGAAGGTCGAGCTTGGGAATGACCTCAGGCGACTCATGTGGATCATCGACGGTAGCGCGTTGTTGATCTCACCCGACACAGGCCCCCTGCATATCGGGCGGGCCCTCGGCACACCGACCGTAAGCCTCTTCGGATATACCAACCCGAGACGCTCGGGCCCGTACCGAGCCTTCGAGGACATCGTCGTGGACGGCTATGCCGCATACCCGGGGGAGCCCTATCCACCGATGCCCGAGTACCGCGACGGGATGGAACGGATCACCGTGGACGATGTGTTGGCGAAGGTGTCGTTGGCCATCGACAAATATGTCAGCCCCATGAACATGAAGAGGAACTCCGGCAATGAGTGA